From one Paenibacillus terrae HPL-003 genomic stretch:
- a CDS encoding tyrosine-type recombinase/integrase — protein MDYIIGFEAHLRSKDRSENTVSCYIRDVLQFIAWYQRKTEYGLDQWIELDGVEYKKYLQSTNQAILTINRKIASINVFAQWMHQQDYIKEEIHIEAVRNKVVRQYKGLAEKDLWKLRNEIHRMGNRLHVCMIELLLGTGIRVSELVGIKLKDIEISERKGLLKVFGKGNSFRIIPLNKDVRKAITRYLEVRPQVESEYLCIGQRGALERNAVNLILNKYGDRVNVKVTPHMLRHTLGYKLVKTTPLTTIQQILGHDHVATTNIYTLTTQQDMELALANIEW, from the coding sequence ATGGACTATATTATAGGGTTTGAAGCACATTTACGGAGCAAGGATCGGAGTGAAAATACGGTTTCCTGCTATATTCGGGATGTATTACAGTTTATAGCCTGGTATCAAAGGAAAACGGAATATGGACTGGATCAGTGGATTGAACTGGATGGGGTAGAGTACAAGAAGTATCTGCAAAGCACCAATCAAGCGATACTCACCATCAACCGCAAGATTGCCAGTATCAATGTATTCGCACAGTGGATGCATCAGCAAGACTATATAAAGGAAGAAATACATATAGAAGCAGTCAGGAATAAGGTCGTTCGGCAATACAAAGGGTTAGCGGAAAAGGATTTGTGGAAGCTGAGAAATGAAATTCACCGTATGGGTAATCGGCTGCATGTCTGTATGATTGAATTACTGCTGGGAACAGGGATACGGGTAAGCGAACTGGTTGGCATCAAGCTGAAGGATATTGAAATAAGCGAACGCAAAGGTTTATTGAAGGTATTTGGCAAAGGGAACTCCTTCCGCATCATTCCATTAAATAAGGATGTGCGAAAAGCTATTACTCGGTATCTTGAAGTCAGACCACAAGTGGAATCAGAATATCTATGTATTGGGCAGCGTGGAGCATTAGAGCGAAATGCGGTCAACCTGATCCTGAACAAATATGGAGATCGGGTCAACGTAAAGGTTACACCCCATATGCTCAGGCATACGCTTGGCTATAAGCTGGTCAAAACGACTCCATTGACAACTATCCAACAAATCCTTGGACATGATCACGTAGCGACCACCAATATCTATACCTTAACAACACAGCAGGATATGGAACTAGCCTTGGCAAATATCGAGTGGTGA